A single genomic interval of Malania oleifera isolate guangnan ecotype guangnan chromosome 13, ASM2987363v1, whole genome shotgun sequence harbors:
- the LOC131145577 gene encoding 23 kDa jasmonate-induced protein-like isoform X1, whose amino-acid sequence MSSNVFGTPITDDYIMGLPGAPAIITPAARAHYAMNNINDGSKNVEAQSYADNLKSQYGSGITCSVVFYNATGGTLTYVTAHDYHCHIGAAPYPLKLQSGQWAAFLHFHGTLVGCFGAAVFDGANGDGAGRDWMMAWSIPLIGENHVRNYSPFSSTTCLEHNF is encoded by the exons ATGTCGTCCAATGTGTTTGGGACTCCAATCACCGACGACTACATAATGGGATTGCCAGGCGCACCTGCGATCATAACGCCGGCAGCGAGGGCGCATTATGCTATGAACAACATCAACGACGGCAGCAAGAACGTCGAAGCGCAGAGCTACGCCGACAACCTCAAATCCCAGTACGGCAGCGGAATCACCTGCAGTGTCGTGTTTTACAACGCCACTGGCGGCACCCTCACCTACGTCACCGCCCACGACTACCACTGCCACATCGGCGCTGCCCCTTACCCTCTCAAGTTGCAGAGCGGCCAGTGGGCCGCCTTTCTTCATTTCCATGGAACCTTGGTTGGATGCTTCGGCGCCGCCGTCTTCGACGGTGCGAACGGAGATGGAGCTGGCCGCGACTGGATGATGGCTTGGTCCATCCCTCTCATCGGAGAAAACCACGTGCGTAATTACTCTCCATTTTCCTCTACAAC GTGTTTGGAGCATAATTTCTAA
- the LOC131145577 gene encoding 23 kDa jasmonate-induced protein-like isoform X3, with the protein MSSNVFGTPITDDYIMGLPGAPAIITPAARAHYAMNNINDGSKNVEAQSYADNLKSQYGSGITCSVVFYNATGGTLTYVTAHDYHCHIGAAPYPLKLQSGQWAAFLHFHGTLVGCFGAAVFDGANGDGAGRDWMMAWSIPLIGENHVFGA; encoded by the exons ATGTCGTCCAATGTGTTTGGGACTCCAATCACCGACGACTACATAATGGGATTGCCAGGCGCACCTGCGATCATAACGCCGGCAGCGAGGGCGCATTATGCTATGAACAACATCAACGACGGCAGCAAGAACGTCGAAGCGCAGAGCTACGCCGACAACCTCAAATCCCAGTACGGCAGCGGAATCACCTGCAGTGTCGTGTTTTACAACGCCACTGGCGGCACCCTCACCTACGTCACCGCCCACGACTACCACTGCCACATCGGCGCTGCCCCTTACCCTCTCAAGTTGCAGAGCGGCCAGTGGGCCGCCTTTCTTCATTTCCATGGAACCTTGGTTGGATGCTTCGGCGCCGCCGTCTTCGACGGTGCGAACGGAGATGGAGCTGGCCGCGACTGGATGATGGCTTGGTCCATCCCTCTCATCGGAGAAAACCAC GTGTTTGGAGCATAA
- the LOC131145577 gene encoding 23 kDa jasmonate-induced protein-like isoform X2 — protein sequence MSSNVFGTPITDDYIMGLPGAPAIITPAARAHYAMNNINDGSKNVEAQSYADNLKSQYGSGITCSVVFYNATGGTLTYVTAHDYHCHIGAAPYPLKLQSGQWAAFLHFHGTLVGCFGAAVFDGANGDGAGRDWMMAWSIPLIGENHYVLLATTLQVFGA from the exons ATGTCGTCCAATGTGTTTGGGACTCCAATCACCGACGACTACATAATGGGATTGCCAGGCGCACCTGCGATCATAACGCCGGCAGCGAGGGCGCATTATGCTATGAACAACATCAACGACGGCAGCAAGAACGTCGAAGCGCAGAGCTACGCCGACAACCTCAAATCCCAGTACGGCAGCGGAATCACCTGCAGTGTCGTGTTTTACAACGCCACTGGCGGCACCCTCACCTACGTCACCGCCCACGACTACCACTGCCACATCGGCGCTGCCCCTTACCCTCTCAAGTTGCAGAGCGGCCAGTGGGCCGCCTTTCTTCATTTCCATGGAACCTTGGTTGGATGCTTCGGCGCCGCCGTCTTCGACGGTGCGAACGGAGATGGAGCTGGCCGCGACTGGATGATGGCTTGGTCCATCCCTCTCATCGGAGAAAACCAC TACGTGCTTCTGGCCACTACACTTCAGGTGTTTGGAGCATAA